In Perca fluviatilis chromosome 14, GENO_Pfluv_1.0, whole genome shotgun sequence, a genomic segment contains:
- the LOC120572737 gene encoding mucin-2-like isoform X3 produces the protein MTTTEQTAQPMTTAFTTQIVSTIVPTQSIPPTIETATPTQITVVTTQSATSTAAEPSVTTKSVTSQPATSTTVTEQPTAAKQTAESTAIQLTTPTHSESVTTTTQTTPPMTTASTTQTVSATLPTQSIPPTIESATTPTQVTASEISEAQRLIQNTLVTTQSATSAEAAPSVTTISVTSQPSTSLTTDQTAESTAIHSTSTHIGSVTTTEQTTPPMTTASTTQTVLATLPTQSIPPTIESATTPTQVTASELSQPQRPTQITVGTTQSATSAEAAPSVTTISVTSQPSTSLTTKQTAESTAIHSTSTHSESVTTTTQTTPPMATAFTTQTVSTTVPTQSIPLTIESATTPTQVTASEISPLQTQITVVTTKSATLFEVAPSVTTKSVTSQPSTSASLTTEQTSESTAIHSTTHFGSVTPTEQTAPPMTTASITQTVSTTLPTQSIPSTTESATTPTQVTVSEISPPQRPTQITVVTTKSASLAEVAPSVTTKLVTSQTSPSSTTEQTTESTAIHSTSTHSESVTTITKTPPPTATAFTTQSFSASLPTQSIPPSIESATTPTPNTTSVTSPTQRLTQVTLVTTQSATSAEAAPSVTAISVTSQPSISLTTEQTAESIAIHSTSTHSESVTTTTQTTPPITTASTTQTVSATLPTQSIPPTIESTTTPTQVTASEISPPQRPTQITVVTTQSATSAEAAPSVTTKSVTSQRSTSASLTTEQTTESTAIHSTTHIGSVTTTEQTAQPMTTASTTQIVSTTVPTQSIPPTIETATPTQITVVTTQSATSTAAEPSVTTKSVTSQPSTSTTVTEQPTAAKQTAESTAIQLTTPTHNESVTTTTQTTPLMTTASTTQTVSATLPTQSIPPTIESATTPTQVTASVLSQPQRPTQITVGTTQSATSAEAAPSVTTISVTSQPSTSLTTEQTAESTAIHSTSTHSESVTTTTQTTPSMATAFTTQTVSTTVPTQPIPLTIESATTPTQVTASEISPLQTQITVVTTQSATSAEAAPSVTTISVTSQPSTSLTTDQTAESTAIHSSTHIGSVTTTEQTTPPMTTASTTQTVLATFPTQSIPPTIESATTPTQVTASELSQPQRPTQITVGTTQSATSAEAAPSVTTISVTSQPSTSLTTEQTAESTAIHSTSTHSESVTTTTQTTPSMATAFTTQTVSTTVPTQPIPLTIESATTPTQVTASEISPLQTQITVVTTKSATLFEAAPSVTAKSMTSQPSTSATVTEQPTAAKQTTESTAIQVTTPTHSESVTTTTQTTPSMTTAFTTQTVSATLPTQSIPPTIESPTTPTQVTASEISEAQTPTQITVISTKSATLAEAAPSVTTKSASLTTEQTTESTAIHSTTHIGSVTTTEQTAQPMTTASTTQTVSTTVPTQSIPPTIETATPTQVTVVTTQSATSTEAEPSVTTKPVTSQPSTSATVTEAQRPTQNTLVTTRSATSAEADPSVTTKSGISQPPASSLTTEQTAESTAIHSTLTHSESVTTTTQTTPLMATEFTTQTVSTTRPTQSIPLKIESATTPTQVTASEISQPQSLTQITVVTTQSATPADAAPSVSTKSVTSEQTAVSTAIHSTSTHSESVITTTLQPLSFSSDASTINSAKANTTQLQVYPNSVPLSPKNIVFFHHSPKVAAVRSLTFEYPTVIWTTFPVLNAFNADSESNTVEIPTLPPEV, from the coding sequence ATGACCACAACAGAACAAACTGCACAACCTATGACAACAGCATTCACAACGCAAATTGTTTCCACAATCGTACCAACACAATCTATTCCGCCCACAATAGAAACAGCAACACCAACACAGATTACAGTTGTAACCACTCAATCAGCAACTTCAACAGCAGCTGAACCATCTGTAACAACCAAATCAGTGACTTCACAACCAGCAACATCAACAACAGTAACAGAGCAACCTACAGCTGCAAAACAAACTGCTGAATCAACAGCAATTCAACtcacaacaccaacacacagtgAATCAGTgaccacaacaacacaaactacACCACCTATGACAACAGCATCCACAACACAAACTGTTTCCGCAACCTTACCGACACAATCTATTCCACCCACAATAGAATCAGCAACAACACCAACACAAGTTACAGCATCAGAGATTTCAGAAGCACAAAGACTGATACAAAATACACTTGTAACCACACAATCAGCAACTTCAGCAGAAGCTGCACCATCTGTAACAACCATTTCAGTGACTTCACAACCATCGACATCATTAACAACAGACCAAACTGCTGAATCAACAGCAATTCACAGCACATCAACACACATTGGATCAGTGACTACAACAGAACAAACTACACCACCTATGACAACAGCATCCACAACACAAACTGTTCTCGCAACCTTACCAACACAATCAATTCCGCCAACAATAGAATCAGCAACAACACCAACACAGGTTACAGCATCAGAGCTTTCACAACCACAAAGACCGACACAAATTACAGTTGGAACCACACAATCAGCAACTTCAGCAGAAGCTGCACCATCTGTAACAACCATTTCAGTGACTTCACAACCATCGACCTCATTAACAACAAAGCAAACTGCTGAATCAACAGCAATTCACAGCACATCAACACATAGTGAATCAGTgaccacaacaacacaaactacACCACCTATGGCAACAGCATTCACAACACAAACTGTTTCCACAACAGTACCAACACAATCTATTCCGCTCACTATAGAATCAGCAACAACACCAACACAAGTTACAGCATCAGAGATTTCACCACTACAAACACAAATTACAGTTGTAACCACAAAATCAGCAACTTTATTTGAAGTTGCACCATCTGTAACAACCAAATCCGTGACTTCACAACCATCAACATCAGCATCATTAACAACAGAGCAAACTTCGGAATCAACAGCAATTCACAGCACAACACACTTTGGATCAGTGACTCCAACAGAACAAACTGCACCACCCATGACAACAGCATCCATAACACAAACTGTTTCCACAACTTTACCAACACAATCTATTCCATCCACAACAGAATCAGCAACAACCCCAACACAAGTTACAGTATCAGAGATTTCACCACCACAAAGACCGACACAAATTACAGTTGTAACCACAAAATCAGCAAGTTTAGCAGAAGTTGCACCATCTGTGACAACCAAATTAGTGACTTCACAAACATCACCATCGTCAACAACAGAGCAAACTACTGAATCAACAGCAATTCACAGCACATCAACACACAGTGAATCAGtgaccacaataacaaaaactcCACCACCTACGGCAACAGCATTCACAACACAAAGTTTTTCCGCATCCTTACCAACACAGTCTATTCCGCCCTCAATAGAATCAGCAACAACACCAACACCAAATACAACCTCTGTGACTTCACCAACACAAAGATTAACACAAGTTACACTTGTAACTACACAATCAGCAACTTCAGCAGAAGCTGCACCATCTGTAACAGCCATTTCAGTGACGTCACAACCATCAATATCATTAACAACAGAGCAAACTGCTGAATCAATAGCAATTCACAGCACATCAACACATAGTGAATCAGTgaccacaacaacacaaactacACCACCTATCACAACAGCATCCACAACACAAACTGTATCCGCAACCTTACCAACACAATCTATTCCGCCCACAATAGaatcaacaacaacaccaacacaaGTTACAGCATCAGAGATTTCACCACCACAAAGACCGACACAAATTACAGTTGTAACCACACAATCAGCAACTTCAGCAGAAGCTGCACCATCTGTAACAACCAAATCTGTGACTTCACAAAGATCAACATCAGCATCATTAACAACAGAGCAAACTACTGAATCAACAGCAATTCATAGCACAACACACATTGGATCAGTGACTACAACAGAACAAACTGCACAACCTATGACAACAGCATCCACAACACAAATTGTTTCCACAACCGTACCAACACAATCTATTCCGCCCACAATAGAAACAGCAACACCAACACAGATTACAGTTGTAACCACTCAATCAGCAACTTCAACAGCAGCTGAACCATCTGTAACAACTAAATCAGTGACTTCACAAccatcaacatcaacaacagTAACAGAGCAACCTACAGCTGCAAAACAAACTGCTGAATCAACAGCAATTCAACtcacaacaccaacacacaatgAATCAGTgaccacaacaacacaaactacACCACTTATGACAACAGCATCCACAACACAAACTGTTTCCGCAACCTTACCGACACAATCTATTCCACCCACAATAGAATCAGCAACAACACCAACACAGGTTACAGCATCAGTGCTTTCACAACCACAAAGACCGACACAAATTACAGTTGGAACCACACAATCAGCAACTTCAGCAGAAGCTGCACCATCTGTAACAACCATTTCAGTGACTTCACAACCATCGACCTCATTAACAACAGAGCAAACTGCTGAATCAACAGCAATTCACAGCACATCAACACATAGTGAATCAGTgaccacaacaacacaaactacACCATCTATGGCAACAGCATTCACAACACAAACTGTTTCCACAACAGTACCAACACAACCTATTCCGCTCACAATAGAATCAGCAACAACACCAACACAAGTTACAGCATCAGAGATTTCACCACTACAAACACAAATTACAGTTGTAACCACACAATCAGCAACTTCAGCAGAAGCTGCACCATCTGTAACAACCATTTCAGTGACTTCACAACCATCGACATCATTAACAACAGACCAAACTGCTGAATCAACAGCAATTCACAGCTCAACACACATTGGATCAGTGACTACAACAGAACAAACTACACCACCTATGACAACAGCATCCACAACACAAACTGTTCTCGCAACCTTTCCAACACAATCAATTCCGCCAACAATAGAATCAGCAACAACACCAACACAGGTTACAGCATCAGAGCTTTCACAACCACAAAGACCGACACAAATTACAGTTGGAACCACACAATCAGCAACTTCAGCAGAAGCTGCACCATCTGTAACAACCATTTCAGTGACTTCACAACCATCGACCTCATTAACAACAGAGCAAACTGCTGAATCAACAGCAATTCACAGCACATCCACACATAGTGAATCAGTgaccacaacaacacaaactacACCATCTATGGCAACAGCATTCACAACACAAACTGTTTCCACAACAGTACCAACACAACCTATTCCGCTCACAATAGAATCAGCAACAACACCAACACAAGTTACAGCATCAGAGATTTCACCACTACAAACACAAATTACAGTTGTAACCACAAAATCTGCAACTTTATTTGAAGCTGCACCATCTGTAACAGCCAAATCCATGACTTCACAACCATCAACATCAGCAACAGTAACAGAGCAACCCACAGCTGCAAAACAGACTACTGAATCAACAGCAATTCAAGtcacaacaccaacacacagtgAATCAGTgaccacaacaacacaaactacACCATCTATGACAACAGCATTCACAACACAAACTGTATCCGCAACCTTACCAACACAATCTATTCCGCCCACAATAgaatcaccaacaacaccaacgCAAGTTACAGCATCAGAGATTTCAGAAGCACAAACACCGACACAAATTACAGTCATTTCCACAAAATCAGCAACTTTAGCAGAAGCTGCACCATCTGTAACAACCAAATCTGCATCATTAACAACAGAGCAAACTACTGAATCAACAGCAATTCATAGCACAACACACATTGGATCAGTGACTACAACAGAACAAACTGCACAACCTATGACAACAGCTTCCACAACACAAACTGTTTCCACAACCGTACCAACACAATCTATTCCGCCCACAATAGAAACAGCAACACCAACACAGGTTACAGTTGTAACCACTCAATCAGCAACTTCAACAGAAGCTGAACCATCTGTAACAACTAAACCAGTGACTTCACAACCATCAACATCAGCAACAGTAACAGAAGCACAAAGACCGACACAAAATACACTTGTAACCACACGATCAGCAACTTCAGCAGAAGCTGACCCATCTGTAACAACCAAATCTGGGATTTCACAACCACCAGCATCATCATTAACAACAGAGCAAACTGCTGAATCAACAGCAATTCACAGCACATTAACACATAGTGAATCAGTgaccacaacaacacaaactacACCACTTATGGCAACAGAATTCACAACACAAACGGTTTCCACAACCAGACCAACACAATCAATTCCGCTCAAAATAGAATCAGCAACAACACCAACACAAGTTACAGCATCAGAGATTTCACAACCACAAAGTCTGACACAAATTACAGTTGTGACCACACAATCAGCAACTCCAGCAGATGCTGCACCATCCGTATCAACCAAGTCAGTGACATCAGAGCAAACTGCTGTATCAACAGCAATTCATAGCACATCAACACATAGTGAATCAGTGATCACAACAACACTGCAGCCTTTGTCATTTTCCTCTGACGCATCAACCATAAATTCTGCCAAAGCCAACACAACGCAGCTGCAAGTTTATCCTAATTCTGTTCCCTTATCCCCGAAAAATATAGTGTTCTTCCATCATAGCCCCAAAGTTGCTGCTGTGAGGTCCCTTACCTTTGAATATCCAACTGTGATCTGGACCACTTTCCCAGTTTTGAATGCCTTCAATGCAGACTCTGAGAGCAACACAGTTGAG
- the LOC120572737 gene encoding mucin-2-like isoform X4 has translation MTTTEQTAQPMTTAFTTQIVSTIVPTQSIPPTIETATPTQITVVTTQSATSTAAEPSVTTKSVTSQPATSTTVTEQPTAAKQTAESTAIQLTTPTHSESVTTTTQTTPPMTTASTTQTVSATLPTQSIPPTIESATTPTQVTASEISPLQTQITVVTTKSATLFEVAPSVTTKSVTSQPSTSASLTTEQTSESTAIHSTTHFGSVTPTEQTAPPMTTASITQTVSTTLPTQSIPSTTESATTPTQVTVSEISPPQRPTQITVVTTKSASLAEVAPSVTTKLVTSQTSPSSTTEQTTESTAIHSTSTHSESVTTITKTPPPTATAFTTQSFSASLPTQSIPPSIESATTPTPNTTSVTSPTQRLTQVTLVTTQSATSAEAAPSVTAISVTSQPSISLTTEQTAESIAIHSTSTHSESVTTTTQTTPPITTASTTQTVSATLPTQSIPPTIESTTTPTQVTASEISPPQRPTQITVVTTQSATSAEAAPSVTTKSVTSQRSTSASLTTEQTTESTAIHSTTHIGSVTTTEQTAQPMTTASTTQIVSTTVPTQSIPPTIETATPTQITVVTTQSATSTAAEPSVTTKSVTSQPSTSTTVTEQPTAAKQTAESTAIQLTTPTHNESVTTTTQTTPLMTTASTTQTVSATLPTQSIPPTIESATTPTQVTASVLSQPQRPTQITVGTTQSATSAEAAPSVTTISVTSQPSTSLTTEQTAESTAIHSTSTHSESVTTTTQTTPSMATAFTTQTVSTTVPTQPIPLTIESATTPTQVTASEISPLQTQITVVTTQSATSAEAAPSVTTISVTSQPSTSLTTDQTAESTAIHSSTHIGSVTTTEQTTPPMTTASTTQTVLATFPTQSIPPTIESATTPTQVTASELSQPQRPTQITVGTTQSATSAEAAPSVTTISVTSQPSTSLTTEQTAESTAIHSTSTHSESVTTTTQTTPSMATAFTTQTVSTTVPTQPIPLTIESATTPTQVTASEISPLQTQITVVTTKSATLFEAAPSVTAKSMTSQPSTSATVTEQPTAAKQTTESTAIQVTTPTHSESVTTTTQTTPSMTTAFTTQTVSATLPTQSIPPTIESPTTPTQVTASEISEAQTPTQITVISTKSATLAEAAPSVTTKSASLTTEQTTESTAIHSTTHIGSVTTTEQTAQPMTTASTTQTVSTTVPTQSIPPTIETATPTQVTVVTTQSATSTEAEPSVTTKPVTSQPSTSATVTEAQRPTQNTLVTTRSATSAEADPSVTTKSGISQPPASSLTTEQTAESTAIHSTLTHSESVTTTTQTTPLMATEFTTQTVSTTRPTQSIPLKIESATTPTQVTASEISQPQSLTQITVVTTQSATPADAAPSVSTKSVTSEQTAVSTAIHSTSTHSESVITTTLQPLSFSSDASTINSAKANTTQLQVYPNSVPLSPKNIVFFHHSPKVAAVRSLTFEYPTVIWTTFPVLNAFNADSESNTVEIPTLPPEV, from the exons ATGACCACAACAGAACAAACTGCACAACCTATGACAACAGCATTCACAACGCAAATTGTTTCCACAATCGTACCAACACAATCTATTCCGCCCACAATAGAAACAGCAACACCAACACAGATTACAGTTGTAACCACTCAATCAGCAACTTCAACAGCAGCTGAACCATCTGTAACAACCAAATCAGTGACTTCACAACCAGCAACATCAACAACAGTAACAGAGCAACCTACAGCTGCAAAACAAACTGCTGAATCAACAGCAATTCAACtcacaacaccaacacacagtgAATCAGTgaccacaacaacacaaactacACCACCTATGACAACAGCATCCACAACACAAACTGTTTCCGCAACCTTACCGACACAATCTATTCCACCCACAATAGAATCAGCAACAACACCAACACAAGTTACAGCATCAGAG ATTTCACCACTACAAACACAAATTACAGTTGTAACCACAAAATCAGCAACTTTATTTGAAGTTGCACCATCTGTAACAACCAAATCCGTGACTTCACAACCATCAACATCAGCATCATTAACAACAGAGCAAACTTCGGAATCAACAGCAATTCACAGCACAACACACTTTGGATCAGTGACTCCAACAGAACAAACTGCACCACCCATGACAACAGCATCCATAACACAAACTGTTTCCACAACTTTACCAACACAATCTATTCCATCCACAACAGAATCAGCAACAACCCCAACACAAGTTACAGTATCAGAGATTTCACCACCACAAAGACCGACACAAATTACAGTTGTAACCACAAAATCAGCAAGTTTAGCAGAAGTTGCACCATCTGTGACAACCAAATTAGTGACTTCACAAACATCACCATCGTCAACAACAGAGCAAACTACTGAATCAACAGCAATTCACAGCACATCAACACACAGTGAATCAGtgaccacaataacaaaaactcCACCACCTACGGCAACAGCATTCACAACACAAAGTTTTTCCGCATCCTTACCAACACAGTCTATTCCGCCCTCAATAGAATCAGCAACAACACCAACACCAAATACAACCTCTGTGACTTCACCAACACAAAGATTAACACAAGTTACACTTGTAACTACACAATCAGCAACTTCAGCAGAAGCTGCACCATCTGTAACAGCCATTTCAGTGACGTCACAACCATCAATATCATTAACAACAGAGCAAACTGCTGAATCAATAGCAATTCACAGCACATCAACACATAGTGAATCAGTgaccacaacaacacaaactacACCACCTATCACAACAGCATCCACAACACAAACTGTATCCGCAACCTTACCAACACAATCTATTCCGCCCACAATAGaatcaacaacaacaccaacacaaGTTACAGCATCAGAGATTTCACCACCACAAAGACCGACACAAATTACAGTTGTAACCACACAATCAGCAACTTCAGCAGAAGCTGCACCATCTGTAACAACCAAATCTGTGACTTCACAAAGATCAACATCAGCATCATTAACAACAGAGCAAACTACTGAATCAACAGCAATTCATAGCACAACACACATTGGATCAGTGACTACAACAGAACAAACTGCACAACCTATGACAACAGCATCCACAACACAAATTGTTTCCACAACCGTACCAACACAATCTATTCCGCCCACAATAGAAACAGCAACACCAACACAGATTACAGTTGTAACCACTCAATCAGCAACTTCAACAGCAGCTGAACCATCTGTAACAACTAAATCAGTGACTTCACAAccatcaacatcaacaacagTAACAGAGCAACCTACAGCTGCAAAACAAACTGCTGAATCAACAGCAATTCAACtcacaacaccaacacacaatgAATCAGTgaccacaacaacacaaactacACCACTTATGACAACAGCATCCACAACACAAACTGTTTCCGCAACCTTACCGACACAATCTATTCCACCCACAATAGAATCAGCAACAACACCAACACAGGTTACAGCATCAGTGCTTTCACAACCACAAAGACCGACACAAATTACAGTTGGAACCACACAATCAGCAACTTCAGCAGAAGCTGCACCATCTGTAACAACCATTTCAGTGACTTCACAACCATCGACCTCATTAACAACAGAGCAAACTGCTGAATCAACAGCAATTCACAGCACATCAACACATAGTGAATCAGTgaccacaacaacacaaactacACCATCTATGGCAACAGCATTCACAACACAAACTGTTTCCACAACAGTACCAACACAACCTATTCCGCTCACAATAGAATCAGCAACAACACCAACACAAGTTACAGCATCAGAGATTTCACCACTACAAACACAAATTACAGTTGTAACCACACAATCAGCAACTTCAGCAGAAGCTGCACCATCTGTAACAACCATTTCAGTGACTTCACAACCATCGACATCATTAACAACAGACCAAACTGCTGAATCAACAGCAATTCACAGCTCAACACACATTGGATCAGTGACTACAACAGAACAAACTACACCACCTATGACAACAGCATCCACAACACAAACTGTTCTCGCAACCTTTCCAACACAATCAATTCCGCCAACAATAGAATCAGCAACAACACCAACACAGGTTACAGCATCAGAGCTTTCACAACCACAAAGACCGACACAAATTACAGTTGGAACCACACAATCAGCAACTTCAGCAGAAGCTGCACCATCTGTAACAACCATTTCAGTGACTTCACAACCATCGACCTCATTAACAACAGAGCAAACTGCTGAATCAACAGCAATTCACAGCACATCCACACATAGTGAATCAGTgaccacaacaacacaaactacACCATCTATGGCAACAGCATTCACAACACAAACTGTTTCCACAACAGTACCAACACAACCTATTCCGCTCACAATAGAATCAGCAACAACACCAACACAAGTTACAGCATCAGAGATTTCACCACTACAAACACAAATTACAGTTGTAACCACAAAATCTGCAACTTTATTTGAAGCTGCACCATCTGTAACAGCCAAATCCATGACTTCACAACCATCAACATCAGCAACAGTAACAGAGCAACCCACAGCTGCAAAACAGACTACTGAATCAACAGCAATTCAAGtcacaacaccaacacacagtgAATCAGTgaccacaacaacacaaactacACCATCTATGACAACAGCATTCACAACACAAACTGTATCCGCAACCTTACCAACACAATCTATTCCGCCCACAATAgaatcaccaacaacaccaacgCAAGTTACAGCATCAGAGATTTCAGAAGCACAAACACCGACACAAATTACAGTCATTTCCACAAAATCAGCAACTTTAGCAGAAGCTGCACCATCTGTAACAACCAAATCTGCATCATTAACAACAGAGCAAACTACTGAATCAACAGCAATTCATAGCACAACACACATTGGATCAGTGACTACAACAGAACAAACTGCACAACCTATGACAACAGCTTCCACAACACAAACTGTTTCCACAACCGTACCAACACAATCTATTCCGCCCACAATAGAAACAGCAACACCAACACAGGTTACAGTTGTAACCACTCAATCAGCAACTTCAACAGAAGCTGAACCATCTGTAACAACTAAACCAGTGACTTCACAACCATCAACATCAGCAACAGTAACAGAAGCACAAAGACCGACACAAAATACACTTGTAACCACACGATCAGCAACTTCAGCAGAAGCTGACCCATCTGTAACAACCAAATCTGGGATTTCACAACCACCAGCATCATCATTAACAACAGAGCAAACTGCTGAATCAACAGCAATTCACAGCACATTAACACATAGTGAATCAGTgaccacaacaacacaaactacACCACTTATGGCAACAGAATTCACAACACAAACGGTTTCCACAACCAGACCAACACAATCAATTCCGCTCAAAATAGAATCAGCAACAACACCAACACAAGTTACAGCATCAGAGATTTCACAACCACAAAGTCTGACACAAATTACAGTTGTGACCACACAATCAGCAACTCCAGCAGATGCTGCACCATCCGTATCAACCAAGTCAGTGACATCAGAGCAAACTGCTGTATCAACAGCAATTCATAGCACATCAACACATAGTGAATCAGTGATCACAACAACACTGCAGCCTTTGTCATTTTCCTCTGACGCATCAACCATAAATTCTGCCAAAGCCAACACAACGCAGCTGCAAGTTTATCCTAATTCTGTTCCCTTATCCCCGAAAAATATAGTGTTCTTCCATCATAGCCCCAAAGTTGCTGCTGTGAGGTCCCTTACCTTTGAATATCCAACTGTGATCTGGACCACTTTCCCAGTTTTGAATGCCTTCAATGCAGACTCTGAGAGCAACACAGTTGAG